The following DNA comes from Deltaproteobacteria bacterium.
ACCTTCGGGTCCGGCAGTCAGTGCCAGGAGAAGAAACTTCTCTCGTATTCGAGTTTAGACCTGTCTCATAAATCGTTTAATCTGGATTGATGGACCCCATATACTGAGATGCGCCTGCAGAAGGGGCGGGGCCGTTTGCTTCATCACCCATCTCATTCATATGCTCTGCTATGACTACAAGAAACCGGTCGCATCCGCATTTGAAGGGTTTGGAGAATCCTGCGTCAAGGGCGGCCTTCTCCCCTTTCTGACCGGCCGCCCGCAGGTCGTTATTCCGGGCATGGGCGACAGGGCGTTTGCCGGCATTGGGGACCATGAGATCGGGATCGGCATCCCGGCCGGCATGCTGGCCGAGACCATGCCCTATCTCTTTAAGACCGGAGGGAAGATGAATATGGGGGTTCCGGTCAAGAGCTTCCTGCCCATGGGATTGACCGAAGGCATCACGCCGGGGTTTCAATACTTGAAAGACAGGCTGGATCGTGACAAAACCGGCTGACAGGAGATCTCCGGGGCGATGCTGTTTTCAAGAATAGGGGACGGCGGGGATGGGAAAAAGGAAAGACAACATAAAGTCAAAAGCGCACTGGATCTGTCTGCTGGTTTTCTTACTCTTTTGTTCCTGCTCGTCGGATCACTCTGATTATGAAGTGCGTTTTGAAAACAAGACCTTGCGAATGGATTACCTGCATACGGGGAGTAAAGACGAGTCCTTAGTTGAGTTTCTGTCCTTGAGCGCAGAACCTTTTTGGGGTGGATCCAAATGGAATCTGATTGATGATCCCTTAAAAGGTGAATTCGTGATCCAAGTATTCGATATTGCGGACGATGAACTCATTTATAAAGCTGCGTCCATAAGAAATAACCTGACAGACATAAAAGGGTCTACGCTTGACTCATATTAAGCGCTGCTGTAAAGAAGAATTATGTTCAGACCGCTGAGAATGGAATATCCGGATGCTTGGTAGCATGTAATGAACAGGGGGAGACGGGGAGTCTGTCTTCAGAAAGAATGAGGATTATCTCCACTTTATTGTCACTGCGGAGACACAATTTGGAGGAGATCGGCAGGGAATTCAATATTTCCCGATTCAGTTGGGGTCAGCAGTGTTGTAGAGGGGATGAGGGGGACGATGTCCGGGGATCGCCAATTGAGAAACCGTGTCGAGCGAACCGCGTTGAAGAAATCATTACCCAACAATAGAACATCGGCTCCTCATAAGAATTTGTGGGTAGCAAATGATCAAATCAGAAACCCGGACAACTTCCCATTGAAGGCGAGTTCACGTTCTTTCTCCTTATGGGTAGGGCTCATCTTTTGCCAAAAGACTATAACTTATTGAAACCATGTTACTTTAATCGTTCCCCTCAAAAATAAGCAGAAACAAGAGCGTTTGTGGAGGTAGACTTCTTGTTTCTTCAGCTAAGAAGCCTGCTTTACATGAATCGCTCTATTATTAAGAGGTATACAAATGGTTAGAGGTGTAAAAATATAGTCGTTATATCGAATAGTTATGCCATCATAAAACAAATATTAACCCACAAATTCTTATGGGGAGCCAAAAAATTCTCTCCCGACATGCTGAAAAGTTGGTCATTGAATTGGATCAAAGTAAGCGCTTTCAGGACAAAGTCAGAAAAGTAATAACAAAACACCTGGACTCATGGAATTTTAGCATGGAGACAATCTCCAAAGAACTGCATCTGAGCAGCCGGACAGTGTATCGAAAATTGAGAGAAGAAAACGTCTCCTATAAGACCCTATTGAATGAAACCAGAAAGCAGTTGGCTCAGGCCTATCTTGAAGAGACAAAATTTTCGATCAACGAAATTTCTTATCTCTTGGGATTTTCCGAGACCAGCGCCTTCCATCGAGCTTTTAAACGGTGGTTCGGGGTAAACCCCAGCCAATACAGACGAAGCGCCGTGTTGTCCCAAACAGCTGCTTAAAAAGGGACTATACAGACATATATGAGTAAATTTTATGTGGCTATCGAATTTTCATTGGAGCGGAGGAATCCACCGCAAAAAACGCCAGTTATTCAGTTGAGTCGGAACTTGCTAAATTTTGAAAGATGTCCCGGTGCCCATTATTACTTCTCTTGAATACTATATGCGAAACAAAATGCTTAACCATGGCATTAAAACGGACTGGCTGGATACCGCGGTTTTTAGACGTATCTCGAAATAACCAGCGTGGCGGTCTACTGAGACAACTCCGGTTAACCCCGCCCGCCGCTTATGCCTCTGATTGGTCGCTAACAAGGATGGATTCATAGTTCGAAAGAGGTCATAGATGTCTGACGAACCCAAAATTGATCACCAATCCGGTGCGGACAAGGATTGGTCGCCATGTTCTTAGGGATGTCGCCCGAGGAGCGATTGCTGGCAAACGATAACGCTTCTCGTACGATTTTGGAGTTGAGAGATGCCTACAGGCAGCAGAAAGCCAACGAGCGCAAGCCTGAAAAAATGACCCACCAAATCTACAGCGCTACGGGGTGCGCCAGATGCCATATCACCAAACGGTTCATGAAGGAAAACGGCATGGACTACGAGGAATACGACATCGAGGCCGACGGTAAAGACGCTTTTGCAAAATTCTACCGGGTCCATCGGGCGGAGATTTATCGTGACAAGGATGGTGTTGAGTTTCCCGTTTACACCGATGGCAGCGTCATTCGCCAGGGGGTGAGCGTGGTGATCGGTCATCTCGTGGCAGGAAATGGCCTTGACGGGTTCATCGGTCGCAGTACCCTTCATGGCGAATGGATTGACGGATTCAACATTTCGGGCGGGGACCCTTCACGGGCCGGGGATCTCTTGAAGGTAATGGCCTATTTAAAGCAAAACAATCTGAAGATCCTGCTGACCACCGATGGCCGCAACCCCGAGGTGCTCAAGGCGGTTCATGATGAAAATCTGGGGGATCGGATTGTCATGGAAGTGAAAGGCCCGGCCGAGCTGTATGAAGCGCTGGCAGGGGAATCCATTGACCCGAATGCATTGGAAACGTCCATCAGGCTTGCGGCACGGTTCCCGGACTATCAGTTTTACAGTATTGTAGCCCCGATGATTCCAAAAGATGACACCGTCCGTTACCTGACCCCGGAAGAAATCGGCGAGACCGCCAAAACCATTGAGAAGGCGACCGGATCAAAGAAACATCCCTATGAACTGAGGCCCTTTGATCCAGACAGTGCGGTTGACGACAGGTTAAAGAGCGCTGAACCGCTTCCGGCGAATGCTTTCTTTAAATACCGGACTTCGGCCAGACAATATATGGTGATGACGCAAATTGCAAAATAGGTTTGGACAAAGGGGGCCGTATTCCGACATCTGCACCCTTTGGTCGTTTACCCCTAAATGTTGAAAATAAGGAGATAAATCAATGGGTATTCCAACAATCTACCCCACCGGAACCACCCTTTTTGACCCGGGCAAATGCTGGAGCGGTTACACACTCTTCATCGCCCGGGAGACCGGATGCGCTCTGGTGGATATGAACGGAAATGTGGTTCACCTCTGGAAAGGGCTCCACGGATTTCCCACAAAGCTGCTCCCGGGCGGTCAGGTGATGGGCAGCCTCGGCGTGCGCAGCCCAAAATACGGCTTCATGGACTATATGGACGTGGTGCAGGTAGACTGGGACGGCAACGTGGTCTGGAAGTTCGACCAGTATGAATACATTGAAGATCCGGGACAGGAAGGCATGTGGATGGCCCGGCAGCACCATGATTACCAGAGGGAAGGGAGTCCTGTGGGCTATTACGCACCGGGATTAACCCCGTTGGTGGAGGGGGGCAATACCCTGATTCTGGGCCATAAAGATGTGAGAGATCCCCGAATCAGCGACAAACCGCTCCTGGATGACGTGATTTACGAGGTGAACTGGGAGGGAGATATCATCTGGGAATGGGTGTGCAGTGAACATTTTGATGAAATGGACTTCAGCGAGGCGGCCCGCAATGCCCTGTGCCGCAACCCCACCATGGTGGTGGGCAAAGGGGAGGTGGGGGACTGGATGCACATGAACAGCATCTCCACTCTCGGGCCCAACCGCTGGTATGATCAAGGCGATGAACGTTTTCATCCGGACAACATCATCTGGGACGGACGTCAGAGCAATATCATCGCCGTTACGGATAAGGAAAGCGGCAGGATTGTCTGGCAGGTCGGGCCGGATTATGATGGAAACCAGGCCGTTCGGGAACTGGGATGGATTATCGGCCAGCACCATGCACACATGATTCCCAGAGGTCTGCCCGGAGAAGGGAATATCCTGGTGTTTGATAACGGCGGTTTTTCTGGATACGGTTCACCCAACCCCGGGGCGCCCACTGGACACAACAATGCCCTCAGGGATTATTCACGCATTATCGAATTTAATCCGATTACCCTCAAGGTGATCTGGCAGTACAGCTACGAAGAAGCCGGCTTCTTGCCCAAAATGAACAACAGTGATTTCTATTCCCCGCTCATCAGTTCGGTCCAGCGGCTCGCCAATGGCAATACACTGATTACCGAAGGCTCTTCAGGACGTATCTTTGAGGTGACCGAGGCATTTGAAATCGTCTGGGAATATGTCAGCCCCTACTACGGCATAAACAAGAATGCGAACTTCGTATACCGGGCCTATCGGGTCCCCTATGATTGGGTTCCGCAATTGGAGAGGCCGGATGAAAAGGAGATCCCCAAACTGGACAGAAGCCGGTTCCGGGTTCCGGGCAGTGTCTGGAAACCTGAGGAGGGGGTGGTGGAAGTGGAGGGCACCCTCCCCTATCCCGGGCCGCAGCTGTGCGTGTCCAAGGTGGATGAACCTAAAGATGGGTAAGCTCTTCAAACACCGTGTTTGAGGGCAGTCATACGTAAACCTTTAGAACGGGGGAAACCAGAAAATGAAAAAGAAGCAATGGATGGTGGCGATGGGATTATTCTTGAGCGTTTTTATGCTGGCAGGTTCAGCCAGTGCGCTGAATTTGCGGTTTAACGTCATGTACAGCCCCAAACATCCCCTGTGCAAGGAGGTGTTTGACCCCTGGGCCAATGAGGTGAAAAAGGTGACAGAAGGGCGCGTCAAGGTGACCATGTTTTACTCAAATGCCCTGTTCAAGCCCAAGGATGCACTGGACGCCGTCTCTTCCAGGGTGGGGGACATCGGTATTGTACTCCCTGTTTATGCCCGGAGCCGGTTGATCCTGAACTCGGTGATGGATCAGCCCATGGTGGCGGGCGAAAAGGCGCTTCAAAACAGTGAGGCCCTCTGGGAAATGTATCAGTCAACCCCTGAGTTGCAGAATGAGCTCAAAAGCGTAAAGGTGTTGTGGAGTTATATGAACCCGGCATTTCAGCTTCATTTCACCAAAAAGGAGGTGAAGAACCTGCAGGAGCTTCAGAATGTGATCATCAGTGCAGGCGGCGCCACCCAGACCCAAATTCTGAGACTCCTGGGCGCCTCCCCTGAAGCCATGCCCATGGTGGAGGTCTTCCTGGCCATGCAAAAAGGTGTTGTGGAAGGGTGCTTTCTCCCCTATGCCCCGCTTCGCACGCAAAAAATTGCGGATCTGACCCGTTTTCATACCAACGCCAATTTGATGGCCGCCTCCTTTTTCATCTCGGTAAACAAAGACGCCTGGGACAAAATATCAGATCAGGACAAGAAGGCCATTGAGGCCATCAGCGGTCTTGCGGCAGCCAAGAAATCGGGTCAGGTATTTGATGCGGCCCAGAAAGGAGATGTGGCCTGGATGGCCAAGAAAGGGGACAAGTTCTTCTCTCTGTCTCCGGACCAGAAAAAGCTGTGGGCGGAAAAAATAGCACCGGTCCGTAACCAATGGATCGAGGAGGCCAAGGCCAAGGGATATGCCGATCCTCAGAAGCTGCTCGATAAGGCATTGGCCGTCATGGCTGAAAAGAGCCGATAAGCACCAATAGGTCAAACTGGGCAGGGAGGAAAGCATGTCGTTCACGGAGCGTATAGAAGGATTTGAAAAACGCGTTGAACCCATAGCCCGCTATCTGAACGCTGCTGGCGCCTGCACCTCCCTGCTCATGGTGATCCTGGTGACGGCTCACGTCATCAGCCGGGCCATGTTCAACCAACCGCTGATGGGGACGGTGGAACTGGAAGAGCTGATGATTGTCATCGTGGTGTATTGCGGAATTGCCTACACCCAGATCACCCAGAACCACATTTCAGTGGATTTCATAACCGCACGTTTGCCCAAAGGAGCACAAGAGATCCTTGCGGTGGCCACATCCCTGGTGCAGGGTCTGTTTTTTATCATCCTCAGCTGGCAGAGTCTGGCTCAATCCATTATCCGGATGAATGACGGCACCGCCACCTTTGACCTGCGGATTCCGCTGCACTGGATCATGTGGATAGTCTGTCTGGGCTTCTTTCTCTTTGCCATCAGCACGATGACCGAATTTCTGAAAAAAGCGGCCCATGCCTTTAGAAACCATCATGTCCCAGG
Coding sequences within:
- a CDS encoding helix-turn-helix transcriptional regulator, with the translated sequence METISKELHLSSRTVYRKLREENVSYKTLLNETRKQLAQAYLEETKFSINEISYLLGFSETSAFHRAFKRWFGVNPSQYRRSAVLSQTAA
- a CDS encoding DUF169 domain-containing protein, giving the protein MNRLIWIDGPHILRCACRRGGAVCFITHLIHMLCYDYKKPVASAFEGFGESCVKGGLLPFLTGRPQVVIPGMGDRAFAGIGDHEIGIGIPAGMLAETMPYLFKTGGKMNMGVPVKSFLPMGLTEGITPGFQYLKDRLDRDKTG
- a CDS encoding TRAP transporter substrate-binding protein translates to MKKKQWMVAMGLFLSVFMLAGSASALNLRFNVMYSPKHPLCKEVFDPWANEVKKVTEGRVKVTMFYSNALFKPKDALDAVSSRVGDIGIVLPVYARSRLILNSVMDQPMVAGEKALQNSEALWEMYQSTPELQNELKSVKVLWSYMNPAFQLHFTKKEVKNLQELQNVIISAGGATQTQILRLLGASPEAMPMVEVFLAMQKGVVEGCFLPYAPLRTQKIADLTRFHTNANLMAASFFISVNKDAWDKISDQDKKAIEAISGLAAAKKSGQVFDAAQKGDVAWMAKKGDKFFSLSPDQKKLWAEKIAPVRNQWIEEAKAKGYADPQKLLDKALAVMAEKSR
- a CDS encoding aryl-sulfate sulfotransferase, translating into MGIPTIYPTGTTLFDPGKCWSGYTLFIARETGCALVDMNGNVVHLWKGLHGFPTKLLPGGQVMGSLGVRSPKYGFMDYMDVVQVDWDGNVVWKFDQYEYIEDPGQEGMWMARQHHDYQREGSPVGYYAPGLTPLVEGGNTLILGHKDVRDPRISDKPLLDDVIYEVNWEGDIIWEWVCSEHFDEMDFSEAARNALCRNPTMVVGKGEVGDWMHMNSISTLGPNRWYDQGDERFHPDNIIWDGRQSNIIAVTDKESGRIVWQVGPDYDGNQAVRELGWIIGQHHAHMIPRGLPGEGNILVFDNGGFSGYGSPNPGAPTGHNNALRDYSRIIEFNPITLKVIWQYSYEEAGFLPKMNNSDFYSPLISSVQRLANGNTLITEGSSGRIFEVTEAFEIVWEYVSPYYGINKNANFVYRAYRVPYDWVPQLERPDEKEIPKLDRSRFRVPGSVWKPEEGVVEVEGTLPYPGPQLCVSKVDEPKDG